A DNA window from Comamonas fluminis contains the following coding sequences:
- a CDS encoding ABCB family ABC transporter ATP-binding protein/permease encodes MRSRLSATPEEAAVAAHQSDGATLRRLFPYIWQYKWHALAALLFMICAKLANVGVPILLKHLVDALDIKSGDARAALVVPVGLLLAYGLLRFSTTMFTELRDLVFSKATQGASRSIALTTFEHLHALSLRFHLERQTGGMTRDIERGVRSTESLISYSLYSILPTLIEMALVLGILAVRFDVWFAIITLAALAFYITFTVTVTEWRTRFRREANAQESAAHTKAIDSLLNYETVKYFNNEKFESERYDVNLENLRRVRLKSQTTLSMLNTGQQLIIGTALVAILWRATQGVVDGRLTLGDLVMINAFMIQLYIPLNFLGVIYREIKQSLTDLNRMFTLMDKEREVADASGAQPLQISGQSPEVRFENVQFAYDPSRPILKDVSFTIPAGKTVAVVGPSGSGKSTLARLLFRFYDVQSGHVRIGGQDIRDVTQESVRQAVGIVPQDTVLFNDTVEYNIAYGQPGATHEQVVAAAKAARIHDFIAATPQGYETRVGERGLKLSGGEKQRVAIARTLLKNPPILIFDEATSALDSANERAIQNELRSAAQGKTSLVIAHRLSTVVEAHEILVMEAGHIIERGTHEQLLAGGGRYASMWNMQRNQVDAESAVN; translated from the coding sequence ATGCGTTCACGACTATCTGCAACCCCTGAAGAAGCCGCAGTAGCGGCCCACCAGTCCGACGGGGCCACGCTGCGCCGTCTTTTTCCGTACATCTGGCAATACAAATGGCATGCGCTGGCCGCACTGCTGTTCATGATCTGCGCCAAGCTGGCCAATGTAGGCGTGCCGATTTTGCTCAAGCATCTGGTGGATGCACTGGATATCAAGTCTGGCGATGCACGTGCTGCGCTGGTGGTGCCCGTGGGGTTGCTGCTGGCCTATGGACTGCTGCGCTTTTCCACCACCATGTTCACGGAGCTGCGGGACCTGGTTTTTTCCAAAGCCACGCAGGGCGCATCGCGCTCGATTGCGTTGACCACGTTTGAGCATCTGCATGCGCTGAGCCTGCGCTTTCATCTGGAGCGCCAGACGGGGGGCATGACCCGCGACATCGAGCGTGGTGTGCGCAGTACCGAATCCCTGATCTCGTATTCGCTGTATTCCATCCTGCCCACGCTGATTGAAATGGCGCTGGTGCTGGGCATTCTGGCTGTGCGCTTTGATGTGTGGTTTGCCATCATCACGCTGGCTGCGCTGGCGTTCTACATCACCTTCACCGTCACGGTAACGGAATGGCGCACGCGCTTTCGCCGCGAAGCTAATGCGCAGGAGTCTGCTGCCCACACCAAGGCCATTGATTCACTGCTGAACTACGAGACCGTCAAGTACTTCAACAACGAGAAATTCGAGTCAGAGCGCTACGACGTCAACCTAGAAAACCTGCGCCGCGTGCGCCTCAAGAGCCAGACCACGCTGTCCATGCTCAATACCGGGCAGCAACTCATCATCGGCACGGCGCTGGTAGCCATTCTGTGGCGTGCCACGCAGGGCGTGGTGGATGGGCGGCTGACGCTGGGCGATCTGGTCATGATCAATGCCTTCATGATTCAGCTCTACATCCCGCTCAATTTCCTGGGCGTGATCTACCGCGAAATCAAGCAGAGCCTGACCGATCTGAACCGCATGTTCACCTTGATGGACAAGGAGCGCGAAGTGGCCGATGCCTCCGGCGCCCAGCCGCTGCAGATCAGCGGTCAGTCGCCCGAAGTGCGCTTTGAAAACGTGCAGTTTGCGTATGACCCGTCCCGCCCCATCCTGAAGGATGTGAGTTTCACGATTCCCGCAGGCAAGACGGTGGCGGTGGTGGGCCCTTCTGGTTCAGGCAAGAGCACACTGGCGCGGCTGCTGTTTCGCTTCTATGACGTGCAGAGCGGCCATGTTCGCATTGGCGGTCAGGACATTCGCGATGTGACGCAAGAGAGCGTGCGCCAGGCCGTGGGCATCGTGCCGCAGGACACGGTGCTGTTCAACGACACGGTGGAATACAACATCGCCTACGGCCAGCCCGGGGCAACACACGAGCAGGTCGTCGCCGCAGCCAAGGCTGCACGCATTCACGACTTCATCGCGGCCACTCCGCAAGGCTACGAAACCCGCGTGGGCGAGCGTGGCCTCAAGCTCTCAGGCGGTGAAAAGCAGCGCGTAGCGATTGCGCGTACCTTGCTCAAAAATCCGCCAATTCTCATTTTTGATGAAGCCACATCGGCCCTGGATAGCGCCAACGAACGCGCCATCCAGAACGAGCTGCGCAGCGCTGCACAGGGCAAGACTTCGCTGGTGATTGCGCACCGTTTATCCACCGTGGTGGAAGCGCATGAAATTCTGGTGATGGAGGCCGGTCACATCATCGAGCGCGGCACGCACGAACAATTGCTGGCTGGCGGTGGACGTTACGCCAGCATGTGGAATATGCAGCGCAATCAAGTAGATGCAGAGTCTGCTGTGAATTGA
- a CDS encoding acyl-CoA thioesterase, translating into MPPRSPDLPSVALPADKELVLKVVPMPADVNANGDIFGGWVMAQVDLAGSVLPQRISHTRMVTVAVNEFIFKQPVRVGDILSFYAGVQHLGRTSVAVDVEVFAERFSDQGKYVKVTEARLTYVAIDASGKPQGLPDTEQTRAWREKIAAQAARA; encoded by the coding sequence ATGCCACCCCGTTCACCCGACCTTCCCAGCGTTGCCCTGCCAGCCGATAAGGAGCTGGTGCTCAAAGTCGTCCCCATGCCTGCCGATGTCAACGCCAATGGCGACATCTTCGGTGGCTGGGTCATGGCCCAGGTGGACCTGGCCGGCTCTGTGCTGCCCCAGCGTATCAGCCACACCCGCATGGTGACTGTGGCGGTGAATGAATTCATCTTCAAGCAGCCCGTGCGCGTGGGCGACATTCTGTCTTTCTACGCCGGTGTGCAGCATCTAGGCCGCACCTCGGTGGCGGTGGACGTGGAAGTGTTTGCCGAGCGCTTTTCCGATCAGGGCAAGTATGTGAAGGTCACCGAAGCCCGCCTGACCTATGTGGCCATCGATGCATCCGGTAAGCCCCAGGGCCTGCCTGATACGGAGCAAACCCGTGCCTGGCGCGAAAAGATTGCTGCGCAGGCAGCCCGCGCATAA
- a CDS encoding bactofilin family protein, translating into MAVQNPFFGKRDSDNFSSRSSVTGLTSGTASTGNSLASSGLGSNASLQSSSPSVRGVQAPLPDAQEAGGSKLTVGPNIKLKGVEITDCDTLVVEGTVEATMNSRVIKIAENGAFHGTAEIDIAEIHGKFDGTLTVREKLVIFGSGKVSGKIRYGKVVIEEGGELTGQIEAGSSKSAGNSGSAWSGKPAGSTPVVSSSAEAADSPAVA; encoded by the coding sequence ATGGCTGTGCAAAACCCGTTTTTTGGCAAGCGCGATAGCGACAATTTTTCGTCTCGCAGTTCCGTCACTGGATTGACCTCAGGCACGGCCAGCACGGGTAATAGCCTGGCCAGCAGTGGTCTGGGCAGCAATGCATCTCTGCAGAGCAGCAGCCCCTCCGTGCGCGGCGTGCAGGCGCCGCTGCCCGATGCGCAAGAGGCGGGCGGCAGCAAGCTGACTGTGGGCCCCAATATCAAGCTCAAAGGCGTGGAGATCACGGATTGCGACACGCTGGTGGTTGAGGGCACGGTGGAGGCCACCATGAACTCGCGTGTCATCAAGATTGCGGAGAACGGGGCGTTTCATGGCACGGCAGAAATCGATATTGCCGAGATCCATGGCAAGTTCGACGGCACGCTGACGGTGCGTGAAAAGCTGGTGATTTTTGGCTCGGGCAAGGTCAGCGGCAAGATTCGCTATGGCAAGGTGGTCATTGAAGAGGGGGGGGAGCTGACAGGCCAGATCGAAGCCGGAAGCAGCAAGTCTGCAGGCAACTCCGGCAGCGCATGGAGCGGCAAGCCTGCAGGCAGCACTCCGGTGGTGAGCAGCAGCGCCGAGGCTGCGGATTCTCCGGCTGTGGCGTGA
- a CDS encoding thioesterase family protein: MTSRTPSVPQPRKAAQAAAELAQFEPEFIAGLREIFEKRVAFNQTIGLKIGEITPALVHGHILMRPELIGHSAYQRIHGGVISAGLDSMGGLAVMAAIAARHMDEPPQQRLQRFSKLGTIDLRVDYMRPGIGKEFVLTAKVLRLGSRVANTQMEFLSADGELLSTGTAAYIVS; the protein is encoded by the coding sequence ATGACCTCCAGAACGCCTTCTGTTCCTCAGCCCCGCAAGGCCGCGCAAGCCGCCGCCGAGCTGGCGCAGTTTGAGCCCGAATTCATTGCCGGCCTGCGTGAGATCTTTGAAAAGCGCGTGGCCTTCAATCAGACCATTGGCCTGAAGATTGGAGAGATCACGCCCGCGCTGGTGCACGGTCACATCCTCATGCGGCCCGAGCTGATTGGTCATTCGGCCTACCAGCGCATTCATGGCGGGGTCATCAGCGCGGGCCTGGATTCCATGGGTGGGCTGGCCGTCATGGCGGCGATAGCGGCAAGGCATATGGATGAGCCACCGCAGCAGCGTCTGCAGCGTTTCTCAAAGCTCGGAACCATCGATTTGCGCGTGGACTATATGCGGCCCGGCATTGGCAAGGAGTTTGTGTTGACGGCAAAGGTGCTGCGCCTGGGTTCGCGGGTGGCGAATACCCAGATGGAGTTTCTGTCAGCAGATGGGGAATTGCTTTCGACCGGAACGGCGGCCTACATCGTTTCCTGA
- a CDS encoding enoyl-CoA hydratase codes for MSDTQQDILVHTEEGVCTITFNRAGKKNSFTEAMYSEMASTLAAAKDDAAVRVVVFQGDIAIFSAGNDIGDFLKQASTPGSMGADAPVWRFLQEVSAFPKPLIAAVCGPAVGIGTTLLLHCDLVYCGDNAAFSLPFINLGVCPEAASSLLLPQMLGYHRAAEALLLGEPFMAEAALEVGLVNRVVPPSECNTLAQMQAKKLARKPLSSLMETKRLMKGGQAKAVSERIVQEGEVFARMLREPAAKEALTAFMEKRHPDFSKC; via the coding sequence ATGAGCGATACCCAACAAGACATCCTCGTGCACACCGAGGAAGGCGTTTGCACCATCACCTTCAACCGTGCCGGCAAGAAGAACTCCTTCACCGAAGCCATGTATAGCGAAATGGCAAGCACCCTGGCAGCCGCCAAGGACGATGCGGCCGTGCGCGTGGTGGTGTTCCAGGGCGACATCGCCATCTTCAGCGCTGGCAACGATATTGGCGACTTTCTCAAGCAGGCCAGCACGCCCGGCTCCATGGGGGCAGATGCACCGGTGTGGCGCTTTCTGCAGGAAGTCTCGGCCTTTCCCAAGCCGCTGATTGCTGCTGTCTGCGGCCCGGCCGTGGGTATTGGCACCACGCTGCTGCTGCATTGCGATCTGGTCTATTGCGGTGACAACGCTGCGTTCTCTCTGCCCTTCATCAACCTGGGTGTGTGCCCCGAAGCGGCTTCCAGTCTGCTGCTGCCCCAGATGCTGGGCTACCACCGTGCCGCAGAAGCGCTGCTGCTGGGCGAGCCCTTCATGGCCGAGGCCGCGCTGGAAGTGGGTCTGGTCAACCGTGTTGTGCCGCCCAGCGAATGCAACACCTTGGCCCAGATGCAGGCCAAGAAGTTGGCGCGCAAGCCGCTGTCTTCGCTGATGGAAACCAAGCGCTTGATGAAGGGTGGTCAGGCTAAGGCCGTGAGTGAGCGCATTGTGCAAGAAGGCGAGGTTTTTGCCCGCATGCTGCGCGAGCCCGCCGCCAAGGAGGCGCTGACTGCGTTTATGGAGAAAAGACACCCCGACTTCAGCAAGTGCTGA
- a CDS encoding acyl-CoA thioesterase produces the protein MTIDNHPLDRAVALVATGVPGQYQGQASKDYWNMVGPYGGITAAALVQAMLQHPQCLGDPVSITVNYAAAVGAGAFEIDANPVRTNRSTQHWLLTVKQADEAGVMQVVTTATAVTAVRRETWSCTDTPMPQAGAAADVPRVPALVGAVEWLNRYEMRFVDGILPMKEDGAERDSQSLLWVRDNPPRPLDFASLAAVSDVFFPRVWLRRAKRVPAGTVSITVYFHAGREELAAAGTGLLLAQARGQEFRNGFFDQSAQLWSESGVMLATSHQIVYYKE, from the coding sequence ATGACGATAGACAACCATCCTCTTGATCGCGCTGTGGCCCTGGTGGCGACAGGTGTGCCGGGCCAGTACCAGGGGCAAGCCTCCAAGGATTACTGGAATATGGTCGGGCCTTATGGTGGCATCACCGCTGCTGCGCTGGTGCAGGCCATGCTGCAGCATCCGCAATGTCTGGGGGACCCGGTCTCCATCACGGTCAACTACGCAGCAGCTGTGGGTGCCGGTGCATTTGAGATTGATGCCAACCCGGTGCGCACCAACCGTTCTACCCAGCATTGGCTGCTGACAGTCAAGCAGGCCGATGAAGCGGGTGTCATGCAGGTGGTGACCACCGCGACTGCAGTGACGGCAGTGCGCCGCGAAACCTGGAGCTGTACGGACACGCCCATGCCGCAGGCCGGGGCTGCCGCCGATGTTCCGCGTGTGCCAGCGTTGGTGGGGGCTGTGGAGTGGCTCAACCGCTATGAGATGCGTTTTGTCGATGGCATCCTGCCCATGAAGGAAGACGGCGCCGAGCGCGACAGCCAAAGCCTGCTCTGGGTGCGCGACAATCCACCGCGTCCGCTGGACTTTGCATCGTTGGCAGCGGTCTCCGATGTGTTCTTTCCGCGTGTCTGGCTGCGCCGCGCCAAGCGGGTTCCGGCGGGAACCGTTTCCATCACCGTGTACTTTCATGCGGGCCGCGAAGAGCTGGCTGCGGCAGGCACCGGTCTGCTGCTGGCACAGGCCCGTGGTCAGGAATTTCGCAACGGGTTCTTTGACCAGAGCGCGCAGCTGTGGAGCGAATCCGGTGTGATGCTGGCCACCAGCCATCAAATCGTTTACTACAAGGAGTGA
- a CDS encoding alpha/beta hydrolase family protein produces MQTAAPADVQWTELALPISSSQKTLALRQCQPGAGAALAQIVVAPAMGVLQSYYQSFARWLVEQGYGVTTFDYRGHGLSLQGPLRDAKADLLDWAQDCELVALHIKKQFPGQSLIWIGHSVGSQLPGLASIALPINGLLSVGSGSGYWRDNAAPTRRLVRLFWWGIAPLATALCGGFPGRKLGIIGDLPAGVLWQWRRWCLNPHYGIGVEGEWAADAYAAAHYPLHALYFDDDEMMSLASVQSLVGWYRNAPSILEKVNPAIVPSGRIGHMGYFREEMRELLWRPLLPLLQRWSRGDRSPGKPLFGPQESPA; encoded by the coding sequence ATGCAGACTGCCGCACCAGCCGATGTGCAGTGGACGGAGCTGGCACTGCCCATCTCCAGCAGCCAGAAAACGCTGGCTTTGCGCCAGTGCCAGCCCGGTGCTGGCGCTGCATTGGCGCAGATTGTGGTGGCACCCGCCATGGGCGTGCTGCAAAGCTACTACCAGAGCTTTGCGCGCTGGCTGGTCGAGCAAGGCTATGGCGTGACCACGTTTGACTACCGGGGCCATGGCCTGTCGCTGCAAGGCCCTTTGCGCGATGCCAAAGCGGATCTGCTGGACTGGGCGCAGGACTGTGAACTGGTGGCCCTGCACATCAAAAAGCAGTTTCCCGGTCAAAGCTTGATCTGGATCGGGCACAGCGTGGGTTCGCAGCTTCCCGGGCTGGCGTCCATTGCATTGCCCATCAACGGTCTGCTGTCCGTAGGCAGCGGCAGCGGTTACTGGCGCGACAACGCTGCGCCTACGCGGCGGCTGGTGCGCCTGTTCTGGTGGGGCATTGCACCGTTGGCCACAGCCTTGTGCGGAGGTTTTCCGGGGCGCAAGCTGGGCATCATTGGCGACCTGCCCGCGGGCGTGCTGTGGCAGTGGCGGCGCTGGTGTCTGAACCCGCACTACGGTATTGGCGTGGAAGGCGAGTGGGCTGCAGACGCCTATGCTGCCGCCCACTACCCGCTGCATGCGCTGTATTTTGACGATGACGAAATGATGTCGCTGGCCAGCGTGCAGTCGCTGGTGGGCTGGTACAGGAACGCGCCCAGCATTCTCGAAAAGGTGAACCCGGCCATCGTCCCCTCGGGGCGCATAGGCCATATGGGGTATTTCCGAGAAGAAATGCGTGAGCTACTGTGGCGGCCACTTTTGCCTTTGCTGCAGCGATGGAGTAGGGGTGACAGAAGCCCTGGCAAACCCTTGTTCGGGCCGCAAGAGTCACCTGCTTGA
- a CDS encoding acetyl-CoA C-acyltransferase: MKQVQDAYIVAATRTPIGRSHKGVFRNYRPDDLLAETLKAVLAQTPSLDPAAIEDIVCGCAIPEGQQGLNVARIGAVLAGLPTSIGGITVNRFCASGLSAVAMAADRIRVGEADVMIAAGVESMSMVPMMGNSPSLSPSIFERDGDVGIAYGMGLTAEKVAQQWKVSREAQDAFALESHRRAIAAQQAGEFDNEITPIRVTDRTYDFVTEGTVSHFRTVDLDEGPRPDTSLEGLAKLRTVFAARGTVTAGNSSQTSDGAGALIVASGDAVKRFGLTPLARFVSYASKGVPPAIMGIGPIEAIPAALRYAGLKQDDMDWIELNEAFAAQSLAVINTLGLDQSKVNPMGGAIALGHPLGATGAIRAATVVHALQRKQLKYGMVTMCVGMGQGAAGIFERV; this comes from the coding sequence ATGAAACAAGTACAAGACGCCTATATCGTTGCTGCTACGCGCACGCCTATCGGTCGCTCTCACAAGGGTGTTTTTCGCAACTATCGTCCTGATGATCTGCTGGCTGAAACGCTGAAAGCTGTGCTGGCACAGACGCCGAGTCTGGACCCCGCAGCGATTGAAGACATCGTCTGCGGTTGCGCGATTCCCGAAGGTCAGCAAGGTTTGAATGTGGCGCGCATTGGTGCGGTGCTGGCAGGGCTGCCCACCAGCATTGGCGGCATCACGGTCAATCGTTTCTGCGCGTCGGGCCTGAGCGCCGTTGCCATGGCGGCAGACCGTATTCGCGTAGGCGAGGCCGATGTGATGATTGCCGCCGGTGTGGAGAGCATGAGCATGGTGCCCATGATGGGCAATTCGCCCAGCCTGTCGCCCAGCATCTTCGAGCGTGATGGCGATGTGGGCATCGCCTACGGCATGGGCCTGACCGCTGAGAAGGTTGCCCAGCAGTGGAAGGTTTCGCGTGAAGCGCAGGATGCGTTTGCCCTCGAATCTCACCGCCGCGCCATTGCGGCGCAGCAGGCGGGTGAGTTTGACAACGAGATCACACCCATCAGGGTCACCGATCGCACTTATGACTTTGTCACCGAGGGCACTGTCTCCCATTTCCGCACGGTGGATTTGGACGAGGGCCCGCGCCCGGATACCAGTCTTGAAGGCTTGGCCAAGCTGCGCACCGTGTTTGCGGCGCGTGGCACGGTGACGGCGGGTAACAGCTCGCAGACCAGCGATGGCGCAGGTGCGCTGATCGTCGCCAGTGGTGATGCCGTCAAGCGCTTTGGCCTGACGCCGCTGGCGCGCTTTGTCAGCTACGCCAGCAAGGGCGTGCCGCCCGCCATCATGGGCATTGGCCCGATTGAGGCCATTCCTGCCGCGCTGCGTTACGCCGGGCTCAAGCAGGACGATATGGACTGGATTGAGCTGAACGAAGCCTTTGCCGCGCAGTCGCTGGCTGTCATCAACACCCTGGGCCTCGATCAGAGCAAGGTGAACCCCATGGGCGGCGCCATTGCGCTGGGTCACCCGCTGGGGGCGACGGGGGCCATTCGTGCAGCGACGGTGGTGCATGCACTGCAGCGCAAGCAGCTCAAGTACGGCATGGTGACCATGTGCGTGGGTATGGGACAGGGCGCTGCAGGTATTTTCGAGCGCGTCTGA
- a CDS encoding 3-hydroxyacyl-CoA dehydrogenase/enoyl-CoA hydratase family protein, whose protein sequence is MSRFNVKKVAVLGAGVMGAQIAAHLVNVKVPVILFDLPAKEGSKSAIAEKAIANLKKLKPSPIGVADDVELIQPANYEEHMKLLKGCDLVIEAIAERMDWKLDLYHKIAPFVAKTALVASNTSGLSITKLSEALPDAIKPRFCGIHFFNPPRYMQLVELINTPTTKPEVLDQLEAFVTTTLGKGVVRAHDTPNFIANRIGIAGMLSTMKQAENFGLSFDVVDDLTGKKLGRASSGTFRTADVVGLDTMAHVIKTMQENLNEQSDPFYGNFGTPKVLQKLLDLGFLGQKTKQGFYKRVGRDTMQFELDSEDYIPAGGKADEVYGRMLKKPAAERLKLLRNAEGKEGQFLWAILRDSFHYAAVHLEHIADCARDLDQAMRWGYGMQQGPFELWQDAGWLEVAKMVQEDIDAGKALCKAPLPKWVFEGPVAEAGGVHTANGSWSASQSKFVPRRVLPVYERQIFPEKLLGETNLPDWQSAGETIAETKALRTWTLDGKVLIASIKNKMHAISPEVMEGLMEAVDTAESDFDGMVIWSGDSPFSVGADLEATMPAFVIGGADAIESIEQELQNLMLRLRYAQVPVVSAIHGLALGGGCEMAVYSARRVAHMESYIGLVEVGVGLVPGAGGLTYIARRAAENAATSTGKDLLPFLTEGFTAAAMAKVGTSALESRKLGYLLDSDIVVAHKDEVLFVAINEAKSMAASGWRAPLKRKFPVAGRSGQATIKGSLVNMRDGGFISEFDQQIAGLIANVVCGGDVDAGTLVDEAYLMSLERKAFCHLIAHPKTHERILGMLNTGKPVRN, encoded by the coding sequence ATGTCCCGATTCAATGTGAAAAAAGTCGCCGTGCTGGGCGCGGGTGTGATGGGCGCGCAGATTGCGGCCCATCTGGTCAACGTCAAGGTGCCGGTCATCTTGTTTGATCTACCCGCCAAAGAGGGCAGCAAGAGCGCCATCGCCGAAAAAGCGATTGCCAATCTCAAGAAGCTCAAGCCTTCGCCCATTGGTGTGGCCGACGATGTGGAGCTGATTCAGCCCGCCAACTACGAAGAGCATATGAAGTTGCTCAAGGGCTGCGATCTGGTCATCGAGGCCATTGCCGAGCGCATGGACTGGAAGCTGGACCTGTATCACAAGATCGCACCCTTCGTGGCCAAGACCGCGCTGGTGGCATCCAACACCTCGGGCCTGTCCATCACGAAACTCAGTGAGGCTTTGCCGGATGCGATCAAGCCCCGTTTCTGCGGTATCCATTTCTTCAACCCGCCGCGCTATATGCAGCTGGTGGAGCTGATTAACACACCCACCACCAAGCCTGAAGTGCTGGACCAGCTCGAAGCCTTTGTGACCACGACGTTGGGCAAGGGCGTGGTGCGCGCGCACGACACGCCCAACTTCATCGCCAACCGCATCGGCATTGCCGGCATGCTCTCCACCATGAAGCAGGCTGAAAACTTTGGCCTGAGCTTTGACGTGGTCGATGATTTGACTGGCAAGAAGCTGGGCCGTGCGTCCAGCGGCACGTTCCGCACCGCTGATGTGGTGGGCCTGGACACCATGGCCCATGTCATCAAGACCATGCAGGAGAACCTGAACGAGCAGAGCGATCCGTTCTATGGCAACTTTGGCACGCCCAAGGTGCTGCAAAAGCTGCTGGATCTGGGCTTTCTGGGCCAGAAGACCAAGCAGGGCTTTTACAAGCGCGTGGGCCGCGACACCATGCAGTTCGAGCTGGACAGCGAAGACTACATTCCCGCAGGCGGCAAGGCCGATGAGGTTTATGGCCGCATGCTCAAAAAGCCCGCCGCCGAACGCCTGAAGCTGCTGCGCAATGCCGAGGGCAAGGAGGGCCAGTTCCTCTGGGCCATTCTGCGCGACAGCTTCCACTACGCCGCCGTACACCTCGAACATATTGCCGATTGCGCCCGCGATCTGGACCAAGCCATGCGCTGGGGCTACGGCATGCAGCAAGGCCCGTTCGAGCTGTGGCAGGACGCAGGCTGGTTGGAAGTGGCCAAGATGGTGCAGGAAGATATTGACGCAGGCAAAGCGCTGTGCAAAGCGCCGCTGCCAAAGTGGGTCTTTGAAGGCCCTGTGGCCGAAGCCGGTGGCGTGCACACGGCCAATGGTTCGTGGAGCGCATCGCAGAGCAAATTTGTGCCGCGCCGTGTGCTGCCCGTGTATGAGCGTCAGATCTTCCCCGAAAAGCTGCTGGGTGAAACCAATCTGCCCGACTGGCAAAGCGCTGGAGAGACGATTGCTGAAACCAAAGCGCTGCGCACCTGGACGCTGGACGGAAAGGTCTTGATCGCCAGCATCAAGAACAAGATGCATGCCATCAGCCCCGAAGTCATGGAAGGACTGATGGAGGCTGTGGATACCGCAGAGAGCGACTTTGATGGCATGGTCATCTGGTCCGGCGACTCGCCTTTCAGCGTGGGCGCTGATCTGGAAGCCACCATGCCCGCCTTTGTCATTGGCGGGGCAGATGCTATCGAAAGCATTGAGCAGGAACTGCAGAACCTGATGCTGCGCCTGCGTTATGCACAGGTGCCCGTGGTGTCTGCCATTCACGGGCTGGCGCTGGGTGGTGGTTGCGAAATGGCGGTGTATTCCGCCCGTCGCGTGGCCCATATGGAAAGCTATATCGGTCTGGTCGAAGTGGGTGTGGGCCTGGTGCCCGGTGCCGGTGGCCTGACTTATATCGCTCGCCGTGCGGCAGAAAATGCCGCCACCAGCACAGGCAAGGATTTGCTGCCCTTCCTGACTGAAGGCTTCACCGCCGCCGCCATGGCCAAGGTAGGCACCAGCGCGCTGGAGTCGCGCAAGTTGGGCTATCTGCTGGACAGCGATATCGTCGTTGCCCACAAGGATGAAGTGCTGTTCGTCGCCATCAACGAAGCCAAGTCCATGGCTGCCAGCGGCTGGCGTGCGCCGCTCAAGCGCAAGTTCCCCGTGGCGGGGCGCAGTGGGCAGGCCACCATCAAGGGCTCGCTGGTCAATATGCGCGACGGAGGCTTTATCAGCGAGTTCGATCAGCAGATTGCAGGGCTGATTGCCAATGTGGTTTGCGGTGGTGATGTGGATGCAGGAACGCTGGTGGATGAGGCCTATCTGATGAGCCTGGAGCGCAAGGCCTTCTGCCATCTGATTGCTCACCCCAAAACGCACGAGCGCATTCTCGGAATGCTCAACACCGGCAAGCCGGTACGTAACTGA
- a CDS encoding DUF2147 domain-containing protein, with protein MKKIQAVAALVLVVGGMSAAWAQMTPVGVWRSIDEKEGTPKAEVNITETGGVVTGKVQALLRKGADPNQLCVECKDELKDKPMVGMTLISGVKKVEGKDVWEGGKILDPENGKTYTVRLTPVDDGKKLEVRGSIGPFWRTQTWIRVN; from the coding sequence ATGAAGAAGATTCAAGCGGTAGCAGCTCTGGTTTTAGTAGTGGGGGGCATGTCGGCTGCCTGGGCGCAGATGACGCCAGTAGGCGTGTGGCGCAGCATTGACGAAAAAGAAGGTACACCCAAGGCCGAGGTCAACATCACTGAAACCGGTGGTGTGGTCACCGGCAAGGTGCAGGCCTTGCTGCGCAAAGGGGCAGATCCGAACCAGCTGTGCGTTGAGTGCAAGGACGAGCTGAAAGACAAACCCATGGTGGGCATGACGCTGATCAGTGGCGTCAAAAAGGTCGAGGGCAAGGACGTCTGGGAGGGCGGCAAGATTCTCGACCCCGAAAACGGCAAGACCTACACCGTGCGCCTGACTCCCGTTGACGATGGCAAGAAGCTGGAAGTGCGCGGCTCCATAGGCCCCTTCTGGCGTACGCAGACCTGGATTCGGGTGAATTGA